The following proteins are encoded in a genomic region of Cuculus canorus isolate bCucCan1 chromosome 21, bCucCan1.pri, whole genome shotgun sequence:
- the PHC2 gene encoding polyhomeotic-like protein 2 isoform X2, which produces MENEQLPAPLPSSSAGGTATTPSSTGTARPPAPQISVYSGIPDRQTVQVIQQALHRQPNTAAQYLQQMYAAQQQHLMLQTAALQQQHLTSAQLQSLAAVQQASLAANRQSGSSGGNGTQPAPAQQPTINLATSPAAAQLLNRAQSVTPSASGIAQQAVLLGNATSPALTASQAQMYLRAQMLIFTPTGPVSTVRPESPAPAPPPAPPPAPPPAPPQVHSLALRPAGPHLPTLAMKPPGGAPPRAGPPRGPPPDPPAEHLKKAEGLEARSHPLTRATAPAAAHPLITPAYAPLQPPQFLQQPPKPMQPQQQFVIQQQQLAPRGQPPSAPPAAPQLQPLPPASPGPAPQPKAGVPQGTGGEGGPPNGHPSCHAAPRKFQHASAVILQLQPAGATPPLGVPEGACRDPLPTPRSADSPPAAPLQPPALSPPAAPPGPDTPEGERTPGHEPTADRLHAQPAALASAPGMTSGTGTSASTVAAAPHNGENKPPQAIVKPQILTHVIEGFVIQEGAEPFPVGRSSLLVGNLKKKYAQELLAEKLPQQDNTTTTDSEMEEPYLQESKEEGNPPKLKCELCGRVDFAYKFKRSKRFCSMACAKRYNVGCTKRVGLFHPDRSKLQKPGGPPHNRRRTCKGTLPPLSKDTKKQPPVSLPPGSMTASLQLNHSQEDSSRCSDNSSYEEPLSPISASSSTSRRRQGERDLELREMELPDVHVRDLASIGHRFLPSEPSKWNVEDVYEFIRSLPGCQEIAEEFRAQEIDGQALLLLKEDHLMSTMNIKLGPALKIYARISMLKDS; this is translated from the exons ATGGAGAACGAGCAGCTCCCGGCAcctctgccctccagcagcGCCGGCGGCACAGCCACGAcgcccagcagcactggcaccGCTCGcccacctgcaccccaaatctcAGTCTACAGCGGCATCCCTGACCGCCAGACCGTCCAG gTGATCCAGCAAGCACTGCACCGGCAGCCCAACACGGCGGCGCAGTACCTGCAGCAGATGtatgcagctcagcagcagcacctgatGCTGCAGACGGCAGcactacagcagcagcacctcacCAGCGCGCAGCTCCAGAGCCTGGCTGCCGTGCAGCAG GCGAGCCTGGCGGCAAACCGGCAGAGTGGTTCTTCAGGTGGGAACGGCACTCAACCAGCACCGGCACAGCAGCCCACG ATCAACCTGGCAACGTCTCCGGCAGCCGCGCAGCTGCTGAACCGGGCGCAGAGCGTCACTCCCAGTGCGTCGGGCATCGCACAGCAGGCGGTGCTGCTGGGCAATGCCACCTCGCCCGCCCTCACCGCCAGCCAGGCCCAGATGTACCTGCGAGCACAGATG CTCATCTTCACGCCCACGGGCCCCGTCAGCACCGTGCGCCCCGAGAGCCCCGCGCCTGCCCCACCGCCGGCCCCACCACCTGCCCCACCGCCCGCTCCCCCCCAG GTGCACAGCCTGGCCCTGCGCCCCGCCGgcccccacctccccaccctGGCCATGAAGCCCCCTGGGGGTGCCCCACCCCGGGCCGGCCCCCCCCGGGGGCCCCCACCCGACCCCCCCGCCGAGCACCTCAAAAAAGCCGAGGGTCTTGAGGCCCGCTCCCACCCCCTGACCCGCGCCACCGCCCCCGCTGCCGCCCACCCGCTCATCACCCCAG CCTATGCCCCGCTGCAGCCCCCCCAGTTCCTGCAGCAGCCGCCGAAGCCGATGCAACCGCAGCAGCAGTTCgtcattcagcagcagcagctggcaccTCGCGGGCAgcccccctcagcaccccctgctgccccccaactccagcccctgccccccGCCAGCCCCGGCCCGGCTCCCCAACCCAAAGCAGGGGTCCCCCAAGGAACGGGCGGCGAGGGCGGCCCCCCCAACGGTCACCCCAGCTGCCACGCTGCCCCCCGCAAGTTCCAGCACGCCTCTGCCGtcatcctgcagctgcagcccgCCGGCGCCACG CCCCCGCTGGGGGTCCCCGAGGGCGCCTGCCGGGACCCGCTGCCCACCCCGAGGAGCGCCGACagcccgcccgccgccccgctgcagccccctgccctctcgccgcccgccgcccccccgGGCCCCGACACCCCTGAGGGCGAGCGGACCCCCGGCCACG AGCCGACCGCCGACCGCCTTCATGCGCAGCCCGCGGCCCTGGCCAGCGCTCCCGGCATGACCTCGGGCACCGGAACCTCTGCCTCCACCGTCGCCGCCGCCCCCCACAATGGTGAGAACAAACCACCCCAGGCCATCGTGAAACCCCAAATCCTCACCCACGTCATCGAGGGCTTCGTCATCCAGGAAGGGGCAGAACCGTTCCCG GTGGGGCGCTCCTCGCTCCTGGTGGGGAACCTGAAGAAGAAGTATGCGCAGGAGCTGCTGGCGGAGAAACTCCCACAGCAGGacaacaccaccaccaccgacTCTGAGATGGAGGAGCCCTACTTGCAAG AATCCAAAGAGGAGGGGAACCCCCCCAAACTGAAGTGCGAGCTATGTGGCCGCGTCGACTTTGCTTACAAATTCAAGCGCTCCAAGCGCTTCTGCTCCATGGCCTGTGCCAAGAG GTACAACGTGGGCTGCACGAAGCGGGTGGGTTTGTTCCACCCGGATCGCAGCAAGCTGCAAAAGCCCGGGGGGCCGCCCCACAACCGCCGTCGGACCTGCAAGGGGACGCTGCCCCCCCTCAGCAAAGACACCAAGAAGCAG CCGCCGGTTTCTCTCCCGCCGGGGTCCATGACGGCGTCGTTGCAGCTCAACCACAGCCAAGAAGATTCGAGTCGTTGTTCGGATAATTCGAGCTACGAGGAGCCGCTCTCTCCGATCTCGGCGAGTTCCTCCACGTCCCGCCGGCGGCAGGGTGAGCGCGACCTGGAGCTGCGCGAGATGGAGCTGCCGGATGTCCACGTCCGTGACCTGGCCAGCATCGGCCACCGCTTCCTCCCCAGCGAGCCCAGCAAGTGGAACGTGGAGGATGTCTATGAGTTCATCCGCTCGCTGCCAG GCTGCCAGGAGATCGCGGAAGAGTTCCGGGCGCAGGAGATCGACGGGCaggcgctgctgctgctcaaggAGGATCATCTCATGAGCACCATGAACATCAAACTGGGACCGGCCCTCAAGATCTACGCCCGTATCAGCATGCTCAAGGACTCCTAG
- the PHC2 gene encoding polyhomeotic-like protein 2 isoform X3, translated as MENEQLPAPLPSSSAGGTATTPSSTGTARPPAPQISVYSGIPDRQTVQVIQQALHRQPNTAAQYLQQMYAAQQQHLMLQTAALQQQHLTSAQLQSLAAVQQASLAANRQSGSSGGNGTQPAPAQQPTINLATSPAAAQLLNRAQSVTPSASGIAQQAVLLGNATSPALTASQAQMYLRAQMLIFTPTGPVSTVRPESPAPAPPPAPPPAPPPAPPQVHSLALRPAGPHLPTLAMKPPGGAPPRAGPPRGPPPDPPAEHLKKAEGLEARSHPLTRATAPAAAHPLITPAYAPLQPPQFLQQPPKPMQPQQQFVIQQQQLAPRGQPPSAPPAAPQLQPLPPASPGPAPQPKAGVPQGTGGEGGPPNGHPSCHAAPRKFQHASAVILQLQPAGATPPLGVPEGACRDPLPTPRSADSPPAAPLQPPALSPPAAPPGPDTPEGERTPGHEPTADRLHAQPAALASAPGMTSGTGTSASTVAAAPHNGENKPPQAIVKPQILTHVIEGFVIQEGAEPFPVGRSSLLVGNLKKKYAQELLAEKLPQQDNTTTTDSEMEEPYLQGVPARPPESKEEGNPPKLKCELCGRVDFAYKFKRSKRFCSMACAKRYNVGCTKRVGLFHPDRSKLQKPGGPPHNRRRTCKGTLPPLSKDTKKQLNHSQEDSSRCSDNSSYEEPLSPISASSSTSRRRQGERDLELREMELPDVHVRDLASIGHRFLPSEPSKWNVEDVYEFIRSLPGCQEIAEEFRAQEIDGQALLLLKEDHLMSTMNIKLGPALKIYARISMLKDS; from the exons ATGGAGAACGAGCAGCTCCCGGCAcctctgccctccagcagcGCCGGCGGCACAGCCACGAcgcccagcagcactggcaccGCTCGcccacctgcaccccaaatctcAGTCTACAGCGGCATCCCTGACCGCCAGACCGTCCAG gTGATCCAGCAAGCACTGCACCGGCAGCCCAACACGGCGGCGCAGTACCTGCAGCAGATGtatgcagctcagcagcagcacctgatGCTGCAGACGGCAGcactacagcagcagcacctcacCAGCGCGCAGCTCCAGAGCCTGGCTGCCGTGCAGCAG GCGAGCCTGGCGGCAAACCGGCAGAGTGGTTCTTCAGGTGGGAACGGCACTCAACCAGCACCGGCACAGCAGCCCACG ATCAACCTGGCAACGTCTCCGGCAGCCGCGCAGCTGCTGAACCGGGCGCAGAGCGTCACTCCCAGTGCGTCGGGCATCGCACAGCAGGCGGTGCTGCTGGGCAATGCCACCTCGCCCGCCCTCACCGCCAGCCAGGCCCAGATGTACCTGCGAGCACAGATG CTCATCTTCACGCCCACGGGCCCCGTCAGCACCGTGCGCCCCGAGAGCCCCGCGCCTGCCCCACCGCCGGCCCCACCACCTGCCCCACCGCCCGCTCCCCCCCAG GTGCACAGCCTGGCCCTGCGCCCCGCCGgcccccacctccccaccctGGCCATGAAGCCCCCTGGGGGTGCCCCACCCCGGGCCGGCCCCCCCCGGGGGCCCCCACCCGACCCCCCCGCCGAGCACCTCAAAAAAGCCGAGGGTCTTGAGGCCCGCTCCCACCCCCTGACCCGCGCCACCGCCCCCGCTGCCGCCCACCCGCTCATCACCCCAG CCTATGCCCCGCTGCAGCCCCCCCAGTTCCTGCAGCAGCCGCCGAAGCCGATGCAACCGCAGCAGCAGTTCgtcattcagcagcagcagctggcaccTCGCGGGCAgcccccctcagcaccccctgctgccccccaactccagcccctgccccccGCCAGCCCCGGCCCGGCTCCCCAACCCAAAGCAGGGGTCCCCCAAGGAACGGGCGGCGAGGGCGGCCCCCCCAACGGTCACCCCAGCTGCCACGCTGCCCCCCGCAAGTTCCAGCACGCCTCTGCCGtcatcctgcagctgcagcccgCCGGCGCCACG CCCCCGCTGGGGGTCCCCGAGGGCGCCTGCCGGGACCCGCTGCCCACCCCGAGGAGCGCCGACagcccgcccgccgccccgctgcagccccctgccctctcgccgcccgccgcccccccgGGCCCCGACACCCCTGAGGGCGAGCGGACCCCCGGCCACG AGCCGACCGCCGACCGCCTTCATGCGCAGCCCGCGGCCCTGGCCAGCGCTCCCGGCATGACCTCGGGCACCGGAACCTCTGCCTCCACCGTCGCCGCCGCCCCCCACAATGGTGAGAACAAACCACCCCAGGCCATCGTGAAACCCCAAATCCTCACCCACGTCATCGAGGGCTTCGTCATCCAGGAAGGGGCAGAACCGTTCCCG GTGGGGCGCTCCTCGCTCCTGGTGGGGAACCTGAAGAAGAAGTATGCGCAGGAGCTGCTGGCGGAGAAACTCCCACAGCAGGacaacaccaccaccaccgacTCTGAGATGGAGGAGCCCTACTTGCAA GGTGTCCCTGCGCGCCCCCCAGAATCCAAAGAGGAGGGGAACCCCCCCAAACTGAAGTGCGAGCTATGTGGCCGCGTCGACTTTGCTTACAAATTCAAGCGCTCCAAGCGCTTCTGCTCCATGGCCTGTGCCAAGAG GTACAACGTGGGCTGCACGAAGCGGGTGGGTTTGTTCCACCCGGATCGCAGCAAGCTGCAAAAGCCCGGGGGGCCGCCCCACAACCGCCGTCGGACCTGCAAGGGGACGCTGCCCCCCCTCAGCAAAGACACCAAGAAGCAG CTCAACCACAGCCAAGAAGATTCGAGTCGTTGTTCGGATAATTCGAGCTACGAGGAGCCGCTCTCTCCGATCTCGGCGAGTTCCTCCACGTCCCGCCGGCGGCAGGGTGAGCGCGACCTGGAGCTGCGCGAGATGGAGCTGCCGGATGTCCACGTCCGTGACCTGGCCAGCATCGGCCACCGCTTCCTCCCCAGCGAGCCCAGCAAGTGGAACGTGGAGGATGTCTATGAGTTCATCCGCTCGCTGCCAG GCTGCCAGGAGATCGCGGAAGAGTTCCGGGCGCAGGAGATCGACGGGCaggcgctgctgctgctcaaggAGGATCATCTCATGAGCACCATGAACATCAAACTGGGACCGGCCCTCAAGATCTACGCCCGTATCAGCATGCTCAAGGACTCCTAG
- the PHC2 gene encoding polyhomeotic-like protein 2 isoform X1 has protein sequence MENEQLPAPLPSSSAGGTATTPSSTGTARPPAPQISVYSGIPDRQTVQVIQQALHRQPNTAAQYLQQMYAAQQQHLMLQTAALQQQHLTSAQLQSLAAVQQASLAANRQSGSSGGNGTQPAPAQQPTINLATSPAAAQLLNRAQSVTPSASGIAQQAVLLGNATSPALTASQAQMYLRAQMLIFTPTGPVSTVRPESPAPAPPPAPPPAPPPAPPQVHSLALRPAGPHLPTLAMKPPGGAPPRAGPPRGPPPDPPAEHLKKAEGLEARSHPLTRATAPAAAHPLITPAYAPLQPPQFLQQPPKPMQPQQQFVIQQQQLAPRGQPPSAPPAAPQLQPLPPASPGPAPQPKAGVPQGTGGEGGPPNGHPSCHAAPRKFQHASAVILQLQPAGATPPLGVPEGACRDPLPTPRSADSPPAAPLQPPALSPPAAPPGPDTPEGERTPGHEPTADRLHAQPAALASAPGMTSGTGTSASTVAAAPHNGENKPPQAIVKPQILTHVIEGFVIQEGAEPFPVGRSSLLVGNLKKKYAQELLAEKLPQQDNTTTTDSEMEEPYLQGVPARPPESKEEGNPPKLKCELCGRVDFAYKFKRSKRFCSMACAKRYNVGCTKRVGLFHPDRSKLQKPGGPPHNRRRTCKGTLPPLSKDTKKQPPVSLPPGSMTASLQLNHSQEDSSRCSDNSSYEEPLSPISASSSTSRRRQGERDLELREMELPDVHVRDLASIGHRFLPSEPSKWNVEDVYEFIRSLPGCQEIAEEFRAQEIDGQALLLLKEDHLMSTMNIKLGPALKIYARISMLKDS, from the exons ATGGAGAACGAGCAGCTCCCGGCAcctctgccctccagcagcGCCGGCGGCACAGCCACGAcgcccagcagcactggcaccGCTCGcccacctgcaccccaaatctcAGTCTACAGCGGCATCCCTGACCGCCAGACCGTCCAG gTGATCCAGCAAGCACTGCACCGGCAGCCCAACACGGCGGCGCAGTACCTGCAGCAGATGtatgcagctcagcagcagcacctgatGCTGCAGACGGCAGcactacagcagcagcacctcacCAGCGCGCAGCTCCAGAGCCTGGCTGCCGTGCAGCAG GCGAGCCTGGCGGCAAACCGGCAGAGTGGTTCTTCAGGTGGGAACGGCACTCAACCAGCACCGGCACAGCAGCCCACG ATCAACCTGGCAACGTCTCCGGCAGCCGCGCAGCTGCTGAACCGGGCGCAGAGCGTCACTCCCAGTGCGTCGGGCATCGCACAGCAGGCGGTGCTGCTGGGCAATGCCACCTCGCCCGCCCTCACCGCCAGCCAGGCCCAGATGTACCTGCGAGCACAGATG CTCATCTTCACGCCCACGGGCCCCGTCAGCACCGTGCGCCCCGAGAGCCCCGCGCCTGCCCCACCGCCGGCCCCACCACCTGCCCCACCGCCCGCTCCCCCCCAG GTGCACAGCCTGGCCCTGCGCCCCGCCGgcccccacctccccaccctGGCCATGAAGCCCCCTGGGGGTGCCCCACCCCGGGCCGGCCCCCCCCGGGGGCCCCCACCCGACCCCCCCGCCGAGCACCTCAAAAAAGCCGAGGGTCTTGAGGCCCGCTCCCACCCCCTGACCCGCGCCACCGCCCCCGCTGCCGCCCACCCGCTCATCACCCCAG CCTATGCCCCGCTGCAGCCCCCCCAGTTCCTGCAGCAGCCGCCGAAGCCGATGCAACCGCAGCAGCAGTTCgtcattcagcagcagcagctggcaccTCGCGGGCAgcccccctcagcaccccctgctgccccccaactccagcccctgccccccGCCAGCCCCGGCCCGGCTCCCCAACCCAAAGCAGGGGTCCCCCAAGGAACGGGCGGCGAGGGCGGCCCCCCCAACGGTCACCCCAGCTGCCACGCTGCCCCCCGCAAGTTCCAGCACGCCTCTGCCGtcatcctgcagctgcagcccgCCGGCGCCACG CCCCCGCTGGGGGTCCCCGAGGGCGCCTGCCGGGACCCGCTGCCCACCCCGAGGAGCGCCGACagcccgcccgccgccccgctgcagccccctgccctctcgccgcccgccgcccccccgGGCCCCGACACCCCTGAGGGCGAGCGGACCCCCGGCCACG AGCCGACCGCCGACCGCCTTCATGCGCAGCCCGCGGCCCTGGCCAGCGCTCCCGGCATGACCTCGGGCACCGGAACCTCTGCCTCCACCGTCGCCGCCGCCCCCCACAATGGTGAGAACAAACCACCCCAGGCCATCGTGAAACCCCAAATCCTCACCCACGTCATCGAGGGCTTCGTCATCCAGGAAGGGGCAGAACCGTTCCCG GTGGGGCGCTCCTCGCTCCTGGTGGGGAACCTGAAGAAGAAGTATGCGCAGGAGCTGCTGGCGGAGAAACTCCCACAGCAGGacaacaccaccaccaccgacTCTGAGATGGAGGAGCCCTACTTGCAA GGTGTCCCTGCGCGCCCCCCAGAATCCAAAGAGGAGGGGAACCCCCCCAAACTGAAGTGCGAGCTATGTGGCCGCGTCGACTTTGCTTACAAATTCAAGCGCTCCAAGCGCTTCTGCTCCATGGCCTGTGCCAAGAG GTACAACGTGGGCTGCACGAAGCGGGTGGGTTTGTTCCACCCGGATCGCAGCAAGCTGCAAAAGCCCGGGGGGCCGCCCCACAACCGCCGTCGGACCTGCAAGGGGACGCTGCCCCCCCTCAGCAAAGACACCAAGAAGCAG CCGCCGGTTTCTCTCCCGCCGGGGTCCATGACGGCGTCGTTGCAGCTCAACCACAGCCAAGAAGATTCGAGTCGTTGTTCGGATAATTCGAGCTACGAGGAGCCGCTCTCTCCGATCTCGGCGAGTTCCTCCACGTCCCGCCGGCGGCAGGGTGAGCGCGACCTGGAGCTGCGCGAGATGGAGCTGCCGGATGTCCACGTCCGTGACCTGGCCAGCATCGGCCACCGCTTCCTCCCCAGCGAGCCCAGCAAGTGGAACGTGGAGGATGTCTATGAGTTCATCCGCTCGCTGCCAG GCTGCCAGGAGATCGCGGAAGAGTTCCGGGCGCAGGAGATCGACGGGCaggcgctgctgctgctcaaggAGGATCATCTCATGAGCACCATGAACATCAAACTGGGACCGGCCCTCAAGATCTACGCCCGTATCAGCATGCTCAAGGACTCCTAG